A window of the Gemmatirosa kalamazoonensis genome harbors these coding sequences:
- a CDS encoding PadR family transcriptional regulator, which translates to MFAKDSGLLQGTLELLVLKTLSWGPMHGYGIASWIETATGDVLRVEEGSLYPALYRMTRKGWITGAWGTSENNRKAKFYALTPDGRREYQEQTTGWQRFAAAVNQAVTSTTAPSWAR; encoded by the coding sequence GTGTTCGCGAAGGACTCCGGCCTGCTCCAGGGCACCCTCGAGCTGCTCGTGCTGAAGACGCTGTCCTGGGGGCCGATGCACGGCTACGGGATCGCGAGCTGGATCGAGACCGCCACCGGCGACGTCCTCCGCGTGGAGGAGGGGTCGCTCTACCCTGCCCTCTACCGCATGACCCGGAAGGGGTGGATCACCGGCGCGTGGGGCACCTCGGAGAACAACCGCAAGGCGAAGTTCTACGCCCTCACCCCCGACGGGCGCCGCGAGTACCAGGAGCAGACCACCGGCTGGCAGCGGTTCGCCGCCGCCGTGAACCAGGCGGTCACCTCCACGACCGCCCCGAGCTGGGCGAGGTGA
- a CDS encoding ABC transporter permease translates to MSPRIPFSRPARAEVDDELAFHIERRVADYVARGMSPEAARTAALARLGDLEGVRSECTELLSAERRAAGRRDWLDDLRQDVRHGVRAARRAPLFSLLAVVTLALGIGANAAVFGVVKSVLLDALPYRDGRRLVQVFSRFDASKLDRSSTSPGVVGDIAERARSFAGLAVFNFGTFDVAYADETGARTLTAASVAGGFFSTLGVPAALGRTLGEEDGQANVAMLSHAAWQREFAGDSGVIGRSLRIERQLTRVVGVLPRGFVGPMGDADIVFPMDLRAAQRDPSLGRAQNYLSIVGRLARGATPQSAQRELDRLASELAREHPDTERGRGFVVVPLRDSLVGETRTPLVTLMTSAGLVLLITCANLAGALLSRTITRRKEFAVRIALGARRGRLVRQLLTESMVLALGGAAVGLLLATAGLAVLRGLALPALPPYADLSLDAGAVAVTLLAALVTGVLFGLAPAVMAGRWQPQGTLRDETRGTSEGHRSRRLRGVLVAGQIALALSLLAGAGLLVRSLRAMAGAPLGFTPDGVLTARVQLPASTYGTPEARASFFRQLEERLGALPGVRAVASVTQIPSPTMSANMLRIDGVTLPGDGPTFIPYMAVSDDYFALMGIRLARGRTFDAQDGPDAPPAIVVSETMARRYWPRSDPLGARIRVSPHTAQRWGIVVGVVRDVRVDPALPAPGPMAYATNRQDFLWGGRDFLLRTTGDPTALVKPAQRALAALDPSLPLRDPRPLRAIVDERLAGRRLPVVLMSAFGALALVLASVGVYAMFAAMTAAREREFGVRVALGSSRGGIAATVLRQGAAYMAAGLALGALGVVAVSRMLAGLLYGVPPFDPIALGAAAGTLVLCAAIALLAPVRRATRADPISVLR, encoded by the coding sequence ATGTCGCCGCGCATTCCCTTCTCCCGTCCTGCCCGCGCCGAAGTCGACGACGAGCTGGCGTTCCACATCGAGCGGCGGGTCGCCGACTACGTGGCGCGCGGCATGTCGCCCGAGGCCGCCCGCACGGCTGCCCTCGCGCGCCTCGGCGATCTCGAGGGCGTCCGCTCCGAGTGCACCGAGCTCCTGTCCGCGGAGCGCCGCGCCGCCGGCCGCCGCGACTGGCTCGACGACCTGCGGCAGGACGTCCGCCACGGCGTGCGCGCCGCCCGCCGCGCGCCGCTGTTCTCGCTGCTCGCCGTCGTCACCCTCGCACTGGGCATCGGCGCGAACGCCGCCGTGTTCGGCGTCGTGAAGTCGGTGCTGCTCGACGCGCTGCCGTACCGCGACGGCCGTCGGCTCGTGCAGGTGTTCTCGCGCTTCGACGCCTCGAAGCTGGACCGCTCGTCGACGAGCCCCGGCGTGGTGGGCGACATCGCCGAGCGCGCGCGCTCGTTCGCGGGACTCGCGGTGTTCAACTTCGGCACGTTCGACGTCGCGTACGCGGACGAGACGGGCGCCCGCACGCTGACGGCGGCGTCGGTCGCGGGCGGCTTCTTCTCCACGCTCGGCGTGCCCGCCGCGCTGGGCCGCACGCTCGGCGAGGAGGACGGGCAGGCCAACGTGGCGATGCTGAGCCACGCCGCGTGGCAGCGCGAGTTCGCCGGCGACTCCGGTGTGATCGGCCGCTCGCTGCGCATCGAGCGGCAGCTCACGCGCGTGGTCGGCGTGCTGCCGCGCGGCTTCGTGGGACCGATGGGCGACGCCGACATCGTGTTCCCGATGGACCTGCGCGCCGCGCAGCGCGATCCGTCGCTCGGCCGCGCGCAGAACTACCTCAGCATCGTCGGCCGGCTCGCGCGCGGCGCGACGCCGCAGTCGGCGCAGCGGGAGCTGGACCGGCTCGCGTCGGAGCTCGCGCGCGAGCATCCCGACACCGAGCGCGGACGCGGCTTCGTGGTGGTGCCGCTGCGCGACTCGCTCGTCGGCGAGACGCGCACGCCGCTCGTCACGCTGATGACGAGCGCCGGCCTCGTGCTGCTCATCACGTGCGCGAACCTCGCGGGCGCGCTGCTCTCGCGCACCATCACGCGCCGCAAGGAGTTCGCGGTGCGCATCGCGCTCGGCGCTCGGCGCGGGCGGCTCGTGCGCCAGCTCCTCACGGAGAGCATGGTGCTCGCCCTCGGCGGCGCGGCGGTGGGGCTGCTGCTCGCCACCGCCGGGCTGGCGGTGCTGCGCGGCCTCGCGCTCCCCGCCCTGCCGCCGTACGCGGACCTGTCGCTCGACGCCGGTGCGGTGGCGGTGACGCTGCTCGCGGCGCTCGTCACGGGCGTGCTGTTCGGGCTCGCCCCGGCGGTGATGGCGGGCCGCTGGCAGCCGCAGGGCACGCTGCGCGACGAGACGCGCGGCACGAGCGAGGGGCATCGGTCGCGTCGGCTGCGCGGCGTGCTCGTGGCGGGGCAGATCGCGCTCGCTCTCAGCCTGCTCGCCGGCGCCGGGCTGCTCGTCCGCAGCCTGCGCGCGATGGCGGGCGCGCCGCTCGGCTTCACTCCCGACGGCGTGCTCACCGCGCGCGTGCAGCTCCCGGCGTCGACGTACGGCACCCCGGAGGCGCGGGCGTCGTTCTTCCGGCAGCTCGAGGAGCGGCTCGGCGCGCTCCCCGGCGTGCGCGCCGTGGCGAGCGTGACGCAGATCCCGTCGCCGACGATGAGCGCGAACATGCTGAGGATCGACGGCGTGACGCTCCCCGGCGACGGGCCGACGTTCATCCCGTACATGGCGGTGTCGGACGACTACTTCGCGCTCATGGGCATCCGGCTCGCGCGCGGCCGCACGTTCGACGCGCAGGACGGGCCCGACGCGCCGCCGGCGATCGTCGTGAGCGAGACGATGGCGCGCCGCTACTGGCCGCGCAGCGACCCGTTGGGCGCACGCATCCGGGTGAGCCCGCACACGGCGCAGCGGTGGGGCATCGTGGTCGGTGTCGTGCGCGACGTGCGCGTCGATCCCGCGCTGCCGGCGCCCGGCCCGATGGCGTACGCGACGAACCGGCAGGACTTCCTGTGGGGCGGCCGCGACTTCCTGCTCCGCACCACGGGCGATCCGACGGCGCTCGTGAAGCCGGCGCAGCGGGCGCTCGCCGCGCTCGACCCGTCGCTCCCGCTCCGCGACCCACGCCCGCTGCGCGCGATCGTCGACGAGCGACTCGCCGGACGTCGCCTGCCCGTGGTGCTCATGAGCGCGTTCGGCGCCCTCGCGCTCGTGCTCGCGTCGGTCGGCGTGTACGCGATGTTCGCGGCGATGACGGCGGCGCGCGAGCGCGAGTTCGGCGTGCGCGTGGCGCTCGGCTCCAGCCGCGGTGGGATCGCGGCCACGGTGCTGCGCCAGGGCGCCGCGTACATGGCCGCCGGCCTCGCGCTCGGCGCGCTGGGCGTCGTCGCCGTGTCGCGCATGCTCGCCGGCCTGCTCTACGGCGTGCCGCCGTTCGACCCCATCGCGCTCGGCGCGGCGGCGGGGACGCTCGTGCTCTGCGCGGCGATCGCGCTGCTCGCACCCGTCAGGCGGGCGACGCGGGCGGATCCGATCTCGGTGCTGCGGTAG
- a CDS encoding ADOP family duplicated permease — MSAEHWIRRLLRVYPADFRDEMGDAVVETYLDRHRAAVARGGAAVAWFWTRALADAARNGVAERLRPAVAWRRNGNWGRDTQRVVRRLVRAPAFALSMLGTLAVGLGAFAVVYTVVDKVLVAPLPYDRPDDLYYVWRNYTWIPLERGWLGGTDVAALQKSGGPIADVAGIRRAMRTLTTSDGADPMEIPILISSPNLFSLLGARPALGRVFAPNEAGEGRPPLVVLGNDLWRTRFGGDRAILGKEIRLDGFAFTVIGVMGPDFRFVRHASLGKPEGGAAYITFNYDLATQNPGNGSFAGLVRARPGTTPERLQAAVASVGRMVNERDFSKRGLKLWAVGVKPDLVAESRPALVVLGMAGVVLVLVLAVNMATLLLVRASQREREFAIARALGADRLALARATLFEGGLLGAVGGALGALGAVWGTRVLVALAPETLPRRDTIAVDWRIAAVVVGVGAVLGLLAGAVPAVWTSRTRLHALLRNAAVRGGGGGHGPMRRAMVVVQVALSLVLLATGGLVARSLDRLLRAQPGFVADGVLTLRVPLAAARYPNDTVVREMHERLQRELSAIPGVRSASATSALPLTANADQGPVSFPGAPGNTGVNDHDFPLVDYMRARAGYFETMGIRVLAGRAFGASWRPGTREAVIDRTLAQTFFPNGQPVGARIRLSDTDTFTVIGVVEHARQYDVYQDGRSQVYVRDEDGPFNTLSYVLRGDRAPEALVPDVRAAVHRVDAQLAIADVRPMQRVVDDALRQQRLSATLIAGFSLGALLLAAMGLFGVVAGAVSRRHHELAVRLALGAGERRVLWLVVREGTTLLVLGLLVGVPGIWLAGTALRGALVGVSPFDPLTLGAVAAGLGVVALAACYVPARRVAGIAPARALRDS; from the coding sequence ATGAGCGCCGAGCACTGGATCCGGCGACTGCTCCGGGTCTACCCGGCGGACTTCCGCGACGAGATGGGCGACGCGGTCGTGGAGACGTACCTCGACCGGCACCGCGCCGCCGTCGCGCGTGGGGGGGCGGCCGTCGCGTGGTTCTGGACGCGCGCGTTGGCCGACGCCGCGCGCAACGGCGTCGCGGAGCGGCTGCGTCCCGCGGTGGCGTGGCGGCGGAACGGCAACTGGGGGCGCGACACGCAGCGCGTGGTGCGCCGGCTCGTGCGCGCGCCCGCGTTCGCGCTGTCGATGTTGGGTACCCTCGCCGTGGGGCTCGGCGCGTTCGCCGTCGTGTACACGGTGGTCGACAAGGTGCTCGTCGCGCCGCTGCCGTACGATCGGCCGGACGACCTCTATTACGTGTGGCGCAACTACACGTGGATCCCGCTCGAGCGCGGGTGGCTCGGCGGCACGGACGTCGCCGCGCTGCAGAAGTCCGGCGGGCCGATCGCCGACGTGGCGGGGATCCGCCGCGCGATGCGCACGCTGACGACGAGCGACGGCGCCGACCCGATGGAGATCCCGATCCTCATCTCGTCGCCGAACCTGTTCTCGCTGCTCGGTGCGCGCCCCGCCCTCGGCCGAGTGTTCGCGCCGAACGAGGCCGGTGAGGGACGCCCGCCGCTCGTCGTGCTCGGGAACGACCTGTGGCGCACGCGCTTCGGCGGCGACCGCGCGATCCTCGGCAAGGAGATCCGGCTCGATGGCTTCGCGTTCACCGTCATCGGCGTCATGGGGCCCGACTTCCGGTTCGTGCGGCACGCGAGCCTCGGGAAGCCGGAGGGCGGCGCGGCATACATCACGTTCAACTACGACCTCGCGACGCAGAACCCCGGCAACGGCTCGTTCGCGGGGCTCGTGCGCGCGCGGCCGGGGACGACCCCGGAGCGTCTGCAGGCCGCCGTCGCGTCGGTCGGCCGGATGGTGAACGAGCGCGACTTCTCGAAGCGGGGGCTGAAGCTGTGGGCGGTCGGCGTGAAGCCGGACCTCGTGGCGGAGTCGCGGCCGGCGCTCGTGGTGCTCGGCATGGCGGGCGTCGTGCTCGTGCTCGTGCTGGCGGTGAATATGGCGACGCTGCTGCTCGTGCGGGCGTCGCAGCGCGAGCGCGAGTTCGCGATCGCCCGCGCGCTCGGCGCCGACCGCCTCGCGCTCGCCCGCGCGACGCTGTTCGAGGGCGGACTGCTCGGCGCCGTCGGCGGCGCGCTCGGCGCGTTGGGCGCCGTGTGGGGCACGCGCGTGCTCGTCGCGCTCGCGCCGGAGACGCTGCCGCGCCGCGACACGATCGCCGTGGACTGGCGAATCGCGGCGGTGGTGGTCGGCGTCGGCGCGGTGCTCGGGCTGCTCGCCGGCGCGGTGCCGGCGGTGTGGACGAGCCGCACGCGGCTGCACGCGCTGCTGCGCAACGCGGCGGTGCGCGGCGGCGGCGGCGGACACGGGCCGATGCGTCGCGCGATGGTGGTGGTGCAGGTGGCGCTCTCGCTCGTGCTGCTCGCGACGGGCGGCCTCGTGGCGCGGAGCCTCGACCGGCTGCTGCGCGCGCAGCCGGGGTTCGTGGCCGACGGCGTGCTCACGCTCCGCGTGCCGCTCGCCGCGGCGCGCTACCCGAACGACACCGTCGTGCGCGAGATGCACGAGCGGCTGCAGCGCGAGCTGTCGGCCATCCCGGGCGTCCGTTCGGCGAGCGCCACGTCGGCGCTGCCGCTCACGGCGAACGCGGACCAGGGGCCGGTGTCGTTCCCGGGCGCGCCCGGCAACACGGGAGTGAACGACCACGACTTCCCGCTCGTCGACTACATGCGCGCGCGCGCGGGCTACTTCGAGACGATGGGGATCCGCGTGCTCGCGGGACGCGCGTTCGGCGCGTCGTGGCGGCCGGGCACGCGCGAGGCGGTGATCGACCGCACGCTGGCGCAGACGTTCTTCCCGAACGGGCAGCCCGTCGGCGCGCGCATCCGGCTCTCCGACACCGACACGTTCACGGTGATCGGCGTCGTGGAGCACGCGCGGCAGTACGACGTCTACCAGGACGGCCGCTCGCAGGTGTACGTGCGCGACGAGGACGGCCCGTTCAACACGCTGTCGTACGTGCTGCGCGGCGACCGCGCGCCGGAGGCGCTCGTGCCCGACGTGCGCGCCGCGGTGCATCGCGTCGATGCGCAGCTCGCGATCGCCGACGTGCGCCCGATGCAGCGCGTGGTGGACGACGCGCTGCGCCAGCAGCGCCTGAGCGCGACGCTGATCGCGGGGTTCTCGTTAGGCGCGCTGCTGCTCGCGGCGATGGGGCTGTTCGGCGTCGTGGCGGGCGCGGTGAGCCGCCGGCACCACGAGCTCGCGGTGCGGCTCGCGCTCGGCGCCGGCGAGCGGCGCGTGCTGTGGCTCGTCGTGCGCGAGGGGACGACGCTGCTCGTGCTCGGGCTGCTCGTCGGCGTGCCGGGGATCTGGCTCGCCGGCACGGCGCTGCGCGGCGCGCTCGTCGGCGTGTCGCCGTTCGACCCGCTCACGCTCGGCGCGGTCGCGGCGGGGCTCGGCGTGGTGGCGCTGGCGGCGTGCTACGTGCCGGCGCGGCGGGTCGCCGGGATCGCGCCGGCCAGGGCGCTGAGGGATTCCTGA
- a CDS encoding PadR family transcriptional regulator has product MDRDLPVERFLPLRPVEFDVLLSLAAGERHGYGIIQDAEARGLHAAPDVGTLYRALRRMQDQGLIDEAAQRRAPDAGDERRHYYRATALGLRVARAEAARMAGLARAAMVGGLLEAGAL; this is encoded by the coding sequence ATGGATCGCGACCTGCCGGTGGAGCGGTTCCTACCGCTCCGCCCCGTGGAGTTCGACGTGCTCCTGAGCCTCGCCGCGGGAGAGCGGCACGGCTACGGGATCATCCAGGACGCGGAGGCGCGCGGCCTTCACGCGGCGCCCGACGTCGGCACGCTGTATCGCGCGCTCCGCCGCATGCAGGACCAGGGGCTCATCGACGAGGCCGCGCAGCGACGCGCCCCGGACGCGGGCGACGAGCGGCGACACTACTACCGCGCCACCGCGCTCGGCCTGCGGGTGGCGAGAGCCGAGGCGGCGCGGATGGCGGGGCTCGCGCGCGCGGCGATGGTCGGCGGCCTGCTCGAGGCGGGCGCCCTATGA